The Candidatus Stygibacter australis genome includes a window with the following:
- a CDS encoding response regulator gives MTPQIDILVVEDNPNDSRLVKRALQKTDFSPEIHIAKDGVEALEFIDNYFNENDDISLPKFILLDLKLPRLDGLELLEIIKNNKAWAHLPVIIMTSSNEAVDIERAYKLGVNSYLVKPVNFEEFYETIRELTNYWLKINLTY, from the coding sequence ATGACTCCACAGATTGATATCCTGGTTGTAGAAGATAATCCTAACGACAGTCGTCTGGTAAAACGTGCTCTTCAGAAAACTGATTTTTCCCCTGAAATCCACATCGCCAAAGATGGAGTTGAAGCATTAGAATTTATTGATAATTATTTTAATGAAAATGATGATATCAGCTTACCAAAATTTATTCTGCTTGATCTGAAATTGCCTCGCCTGGATGGTTTAGAATTGCTGGAAATTATTAAAAACAACAAAGCATGGGCTCATCTACCAGTTATTATTATGACTTCATCCAATGAAGCTGTTGATATCGAAAGGGCTTATAAACTCGGAGTTAATAGTTATCTTGTTAAACCTGTTAATTTTGAAGAGTTTTATGAAACTATCAGGGAG